TACAAACTCCTGTCATTACTGCTATCACAAGTACCCAACGCGAGGTATCTTTAACCTGGATAGATAATAACACTACTGAGTTTGGTTATGCGATTTATCGGGCAGAACCTAGTGGACCTCCTAATCCCCCAAACCCTCCAGTACCAGGTTCTTTTGAACTAGTATACCTTACCGATGTTGACGTGACTAACTTTGTAGACATAGGCTTAAACTCTAACTCTACCTACCTACATATATAAAATTCAGGCAGTGTCTTTGAATGTTGGTGAAGATTCACCCTTTACCGAGCTTTCAATTATCAAAACATTGGGGAATACCCCTGTATCGCCCAGTAGTCTCAATGCTTTGACGCTGTCACAAACCGAAATTCAACTTGAATGGCAAGACAATTCTACCAATGAAACGGGCTTTGAGGTTTATCGAGGTAACACAAGCATGAGCTTTGTGTTGCTTACTACGCTTGCTGCCAATGAAGTTTTTTATATCGACGAGGGGTTAGACTCCAAAACGACCTATCGTTACATCATACGAGCTACAGGAGCCGAGGGCTCATCTCCACCTAGTGATACCGTAAATGCTACTACTTTGTCTAATGCCCCATTGAGCCCGTTTGAGTTAAATGTAATTACGGTATCAGGCAGTGAACTTCAGCTTGATTGGCAAGATGACTCAAACAATGAAATTGGATTTATTATTTACCGTGCTACCGAACAGTTTGGGAGTGATGAGAAAGTAATTGATACTGTATCTACCAATATTACTACCTATTTAGACAAAGGCTTGGTTAACCAAAAAAAGTACTTTTATCGGGTAAAGGCATACAATAATGATGGACCCTCAGACAATAGTACTAATACTGCCTCTGGTATTACTGCCAATGTACCCTTGGTACCTTTCAACATTCAATCTACTCCATTATCTCCCACATCTTTAGGGATTAGTTGGTCGATAAATACTCCACCTTCTGCCGAAAAGAAAGGCAGATGGGTTTACCATCGAAGCAGCCAGTTTTACAAGGCATAGGGCAAAGGCGTTCTTTACCTCCAGAAACATTTACCAATGGGCAAAAAACTGCTCGTACAACTGTGGAACTGGGCAATTTGCTGTTTTTTCCAATTGATAGTGTAAACGAAATTACAACCAGTTATACGGTAAGCGGTTTAATTCCTAACCAAAA
This genomic interval from Microscilla marina ATCC 23134 contains the following:
- a CDS encoding fibronectin type III domain-containing protein, with the protein product MSLNVGEDSPFTELSIIKTLGNTPVSPSSLNALTLSQTEIQLEWQDNSTNETGFEVYRGNTSMSFVLLTTLAANEVFYIDEGLDSKTTYRYIIRATGAEGSSPPSDTVNATTLSNAPLSPFELNVITVSGSELQLDWQDDSNNEIGFIIYRATEQFGSDEKVIDTVSTNITTYLDKGLVNQKKYFYRVKAYNNDGPSDNSTNTASGITANVPLVPFNIQSTPLSPTSLGISWSINTPPSAEKKGRWVYHRSSQFYKA